The proteins below are encoded in one region of Myxococcales bacterium:
- a CDS encoding ABC transporter ATP-binding protein, whose product MQSPKGTIGLLGPNGAGKSTLLKLILGIVHPSAGSMNVLGLDVKANATTLRAQIGYMPEGDTVIPDLSAHQYTTLAAELCGLPHSEAVARAHQVLHYVGLGEARYRKLGGFSTGMRQRARLAQALVGNPKLLLLDEPTSGLDPRGREEMLNLIADIPARSGASVILSTHILPDVERTCEQIIVLSSGTVLYNGELAPLLSQKQRCFELRGKGDLKKLETTMEQASYTATIKGDTLQITVPQNISATELIRVATEQDFQVRHLAPLKHTLEQAFMNTLKEAGHLS is encoded by the coding sequence GTGCAAAGCCCCAAAGGAACCATCGGACTGCTTGGCCCCAATGGAGCAGGCAAAAGCACTTTACTTAAACTGATTCTAGGGATCGTGCATCCATCGGCCGGAAGTATGAACGTGCTCGGCTTAGACGTTAAGGCCAATGCGACCACGTTACGAGCCCAAATTGGCTACATGCCTGAGGGCGATACCGTCATCCCGGATCTAAGCGCCCACCAATACACGACCTTGGCGGCTGAGCTTTGTGGCTTGCCTCATTCCGAAGCCGTTGCACGCGCTCACCAAGTGCTGCACTACGTGGGTCTTGGCGAAGCGCGCTACCGCAAGCTTGGTGGCTTTTCAACAGGAATGAGGCAACGTGCTCGCCTTGCTCAAGCGTTGGTGGGCAATCCAAAACTTTTACTGCTTGATGAACCCACCAGTGGTCTCGACCCACGTGGTCGCGAAGAGATGCTCAATCTCATCGCGGATATTCCAGCACGAAGCGGGGCTAGCGTGATTTTATCCACCCATATTCTTCCTGATGTGGAACGCACCTGTGAGCAAATCATTGTGCTCTCTTCCGGCACCGTGCTTTACAACGGCGAACTTGCGCCCCTACTCTCTCAAAAACAACGTTGCTTTGAGTTGCGGGGCAAAGGAGATCTAAAAAAGCTCGAAACAACGATGGAGCAAGCATCTTACACAGCGACTATCAAGGGCGACACTTTACAGATCACTGTACCGCAAAACATTTCCGCAACAGAGCTCATCCGTGTAGCCACCGAACAGGATTTTCAAGTACGCCATCTTGCGCCATTGAAACACACTCTTGAACAAGCCTTTATGAACACACTGAAAGAAGCCGGACATCTTAGCTAG
- a CDS encoding thioredoxin family protein: MLQFCANFFKQYAYFIATSFVYSGGPGDSCRVGVFRWGSQSGLLDGFEQPFKDALARGDYSVAMLLLFAAGLATSLTPCVYPMITITVGVFGAKQAESRLQGALLSTSFVFGIVALFTPLGLVAALSGGVFGELLASQVVLYALAAVFALLAASMFGAFDLALPPALQTKLAQVGGVGYRGAFALGLVSAVIAAPCTGPVLGFLLPWIGSSGNLAFGAFGLSAYALGLGMLFWFVGTFAVSLPKSGEWLEWVKSLFGIVMLVAAVYYVRDLVPLISGIAVRTQFLLGTSVGLLILGLALGAVDLSFHTPLVRIRIQKALAVFCAMAGLVGLLLYAEALPPGAKISWQDDLVAAREQAKQQGKPMLVDFGASWCVACGELDRHTFSDPRIVRELKRFVTVRVDLSPGSINDQKRSWLGSYKQNGLPLVVVHAVNGAEVGRITNFVQPEAMLEALQKVD; encoded by the coding sequence TTGCTTCAGTTTTGTGCTAACTTCTTCAAACAATATGCGTATTTTATCGCGACGAGTTTTGTTTATAGCGGTGGTCCTGGGGATTCTTGCCGCGTTGGTGTTTTTCGCTGGGGATCGCAAAGTGGGCTACTTGACGGTTTTGAGCAGCCTTTCAAAGATGCGCTTGCGCGAGGTGACTATTCGGTAGCTATGTTGCTGCTATTTGCTGCGGGCCTTGCCACGAGTTTAACGCCTTGTGTTTACCCGATGATCACCATCACCGTAGGCGTGTTTGGTGCAAAGCAAGCAGAGTCGCGTTTGCAAGGTGCACTTCTGTCAACAAGTTTCGTGTTTGGCATAGTTGCACTTTTTACGCCCCTTGGTTTGGTGGCTGCCCTAAGTGGTGGTGTCTTTGGAGAGCTGTTGGCAAGCCAAGTGGTGCTCTATGCCTTAGCGGCAGTTTTTGCGCTTTTGGCTGCGTCGATGTTTGGCGCGTTTGACTTGGCACTTCCGCCGGCCTTACAAACCAAACTTGCTCAAGTGGGAGGCGTGGGCTATCGCGGCGCCTTTGCGCTTGGCTTGGTGAGCGCAGTGATCGCCGCGCCTTGTACCGGTCCTGTGCTTGGCTTTTTGCTGCCTTGGATAGGCAGCAGTGGCAATCTAGCCTTTGGAGCCTTTGGTCTGAGCGCTTATGCGCTTGGTTTGGGTATGCTCTTTTGGTTTGTCGGCACCTTTGCGGTGTCCTTGCCCAAATCCGGTGAATGGTTGGAGTGGGTAAAGAGCTTGTTTGGGATTGTCATGTTGGTAGCGGCTGTCTACTACGTGCGGGATCTGGTGCCGCTCATCTCCGGAATCGCGGTGCGTACCCAGTTTTTGCTTGGCACATCGGTGGGCTTGTTGATCCTTGGTCTTGCACTAGGCGCTGTGGATTTAAGTTTTCATACGCCGCTGGTTCGGATACGAATCCAGAAAGCTCTGGCGGTGTTTTGTGCGATGGCGGGACTTGTGGGCCTTTTGCTCTACGCGGAAGCCTTGCCCCCAGGCGCGAAAATTTCCTGGCAAGACGATTTAGTAGCCGCCCGTGAGCAAGCCAAACAACAAGGCAAACCTATGCTTGTTGATTTCGGAGCATCCTGGTGCGTGGCTTGCGGTGAACTCGATCGTCATACTTTTTCAGATCCGCGTATTGTGCGTGAACTCAAGCGGTTTGTTACCGTGCGTGTCGATCTAAGCCCCGGTAGCATCAACGATCAAAAACGGAGTTGGCTTGGCAGTTACAAACAAAATGGCCTACCACTCGTGGTGGTGCACGCAGTTAACGGCGCCGAAGTTGGCCGCATAACTAACTTCGTTCAACCCGAGGCGATGCTCGAAGCCCTGCAAAAAGTAGATTAA
- a CDS encoding adenine phosphoribosyltransferase, with product MLQKHIREVPNFPKEGILFRDITPLLANPQAFNLSLSLFEVAAANYKVDVVAGIESRGFIFGAALAARLHKAFVPIRKPGKLPAETDRVAYNLEYGSDAVEIHKDAVGLKDSVLLIDDVLATGGTAKASIELIEKQKASVCAAFFLIELESLNGAKNLQGTPQFSLLTY from the coding sequence ATGCTGCAAAAACACATCCGAGAAGTGCCCAACTTTCCCAAAGAAGGCATTTTGTTTCGGGATATCACGCCGCTTCTTGCCAACCCTCAAGCCTTCAACTTGAGTCTCTCGCTGTTCGAAGTCGCCGCAGCAAACTACAAAGTCGATGTCGTCGCTGGCATCGAGTCACGCGGCTTTATTTTCGGAGCCGCCCTCGCCGCTCGCCTTCACAAAGCTTTTGTTCCGATTCGTAAGCCTGGCAAACTACCTGCCGAGACCGACCGTGTGGCATACAACCTTGAGTACGGAAGCGATGCCGTCGAGATCCACAAGGATGCCGTCGGCCTCAAAGACTCGGTCCTGCTGATCGACGATGTGCTAGCTACCGGCGGAACAGCGAAAGCCAGTATTGAGCTCATTGAAAAACAAAAAGCTTCAGTCTGTGCGGCTTTTTTTCTCATTGAACTCGAAAGCCTGAATGGTGCAAAAAACCTTCAAGGCACCCCCCAATTTTCACTTTTGACTTATTAA
- the surE gene encoding 5'/3'-nucleotidase SurE, producing MSDRPLILLANDDGVSAHGLRALHQALEPIAQVYVVAPEREHSGRSHAITLRHPLRVRKVSECVFATDGTPVDCVYVALHSKDLLPRRPDLVVSGINHGANLGTDIFYSGTVAAAREGALRGIPSLAFSSLNLAYLEEASRTARDIVAQTLQQAKPGGHAVLINVNFPATRAKGLRLSRLGERLYKDEVTVRKDPRGTKYYWVGGPGALHQPSEGTDTDAVDAGFASLTPLSLEATQDKHFDFASSLVQNTFAKETS from the coding sequence ATGAGTGATCGCCCATTGATTTTATTGGCCAACGATGACGGCGTTTCTGCACATGGCCTGCGCGCACTTCATCAGGCACTTGAACCCATTGCTCAGGTCTATGTGGTCGCACCGGAACGTGAGCACAGCGGGCGAAGTCATGCCATTACGCTGCGACACCCGCTGCGTGTTCGCAAAGTAAGCGAATGCGTTTTTGCTACCGACGGCACACCTGTTGACTGTGTGTACGTAGCACTTCATAGCAAAGACTTACTGCCAAGACGACCCGACCTTGTGGTCTCTGGCATTAACCACGGCGCAAACCTTGGCACTGATATTTTTTATTCCGGAACCGTCGCCGCAGCGCGTGAAGGAGCATTGCGCGGCATACCTTCCCTTGCTTTTTCCTCCTTGAATCTCGCTTATCTTGAAGAGGCCAGCCGGACCGCTCGCGACATTGTTGCTCAGACACTGCAGCAGGCAAAGCCGGGTGGACATGCTGTCCTCATCAACGTTAATTTTCCGGCCACTCGAGCCAAAGGTCTTCGCCTTAGCCGTTTAGGTGAGCGGCTTTATAAAGACGAAGTCACCGTACGCAAAGATCCTCGCGGCACCAAGTACTATTGGGTGGGCGGTCCAGGAGCACTTCACCAACCCTCCGAAGGCACCGATACCGACGCAGTCGATGCTGGATTTGCCTCCCTAACACCATTGAGCCTCGAAGCTACGCAAGACAAACACTTTGACTTTGCCTCTTCACTTGTCCAAAACACATTCGCCAAAGAGACGTCATGA
- a CDS encoding MerR family transcriptional regulator, translated as MSAASLPDKLFFRIGEVANIVGVKAHVLRYWEEEFAVLKPMKTRGSHRVYRRRDVELAVMIRKLLHEDGFTVPGARKRLREIVRQKEGQPEVQERQEAVRETNLRADLLAIREQLSLLLRHIDEVQEHPDRAPSAPTEQQLRRALVRAGTRSRSEHR; from the coding sequence TTGTCTGCTGCATCTCTACCAGATAAACTTTTTTTCCGGATAGGCGAAGTAGCTAACATCGTGGGCGTAAAGGCTCACGTGCTTCGTTACTGGGAAGAAGAGTTCGCAGTTCTAAAGCCTATGAAGACACGCGGCTCGCATCGCGTGTATCGGCGGCGCGACGTCGAGCTCGCTGTCATGATTCGCAAGCTTCTACACGAAGACGGTTTTACCGTACCGGGTGCACGCAAACGCCTTCGGGAAATCGTCCGCCAAAAAGAAGGCCAACCTGAAGTCCAGGAAAGGCAGGAAGCGGTCCGAGAGACCAACCTGCGGGCCGACCTGCTTGCGATTCGCGAACAACTTAGCCTGCTCTTACGGCACATCGATGAGGTGCAGGAACACCCCGATCGCGCGCCTAGCGCTCCGACCGAACAACAGTTGCGCCGGGCTTTGGTACGCGCGGGCACCCGTAGCCGCTCCGAGCACCGCTAA
- a CDS encoding integration host factor subunit alpha, with amino-acid sequence MTKAELIDRVYEEVGGFSKKEAAELVESIFDTMKDVLAEGEKIKLSGFGNFVVRDKKERIGRNPRTGEPQPISARRVLTFKPSQVLKNILNPERYNNNRKPGNDGNHSNSSSSF; translated from the coding sequence ATGACAAAAGCTGAACTCATCGATCGCGTTTACGAAGAGGTTGGCGGTTTTTCAAAAAAAGAAGCAGCTGAGCTCGTCGAATCCATTTTCGATACGATGAAAGATGTACTCGCTGAAGGTGAAAAGATTAAACTTTCTGGCTTCGGCAATTTCGTTGTACGCGATAAAAAAGAACGTATCGGTCGAAATCCCCGCACGGGCGAACCACAACCGATTAGCGCAAGGCGAGTTCTAACTTTTAAGCCAAGTCAAGTACTGAAAAATATTTTAAACCCAGAGCGCTACAACAACAATCGCAAGCCTGGAAACGACGGCAATCACTCAAATTCATCTTCCTCTTTCTAA
- the pheT gene encoding phenylalanine--tRNA ligase subunit beta, whose product MRASTQWLRQLTGIDESPETLAHRLTFAGIEVEEITTPYLSNANIVVGEVREKKAHPNSDKLTLVQVWNGRSERQVVCGAANVPERGGLVALAELGAKLPNGLEIAERRVAGELSQGMLCAESELDIGSDESGILVLDKQKSIEAGTQLDKALELQDSILHLGLTPNRPDCLGHLGLARELCTLFGKTFKLPYIEAKLDFSSGLPSTPITIEAPEACPRYAASLLTGAKIAPSPFWLRYLLHTLGERAINNVVDVTNYILLLTGHPIHAFDLDRLKGNQIRVRFAKQSETIETLDGMDRKLSKEDLIIADGSEPIALAGIMGGEKSSVQSSSSKLLIECAYFSPTVVRRGARRHSMHTEASHRFERGVDPNDARYVVAQASALMAKLAGARIEPKASDVYPRPQEAFKIHLRHARIEQVLGTAVEKPTAQQILEHLGCQLKNKAQDWEVTVPSFRPDITREIDLIEEIGRVWGYDKIPTEIPYIQASSSEHDAAERLKRSLRQNAASLGLRETINYAFCSTNDLKKRNKILTLYRC is encoded by the coding sequence ATGCGCGCTTCAACACAATGGCTACGACAACTTACGGGTATCGATGAAAGCCCAGAGACCCTCGCCCATCGACTTACTTTCGCAGGAATCGAAGTCGAAGAAATTACAACGCCTTATCTCAGCAACGCCAATATCGTTGTTGGCGAAGTGCGCGAAAAAAAAGCGCACCCCAATTCCGACAAACTCACGCTTGTTCAAGTATGGAACGGCCGATCTGAACGACAGGTGGTGTGCGGCGCAGCCAACGTACCGGAGCGAGGCGGTCTTGTTGCATTGGCCGAGCTCGGTGCCAAACTTCCCAATGGCCTTGAGATAGCTGAGCGTCGGGTAGCCGGCGAACTCTCGCAGGGCATGCTGTGCGCCGAGAGCGAACTAGACATCGGAAGCGACGAAAGTGGCATTCTAGTCCTCGATAAACAAAAGAGCATCGAAGCAGGAACACAACTCGACAAAGCCCTTGAACTGCAAGACAGCATTTTGCATTTGGGCCTTACGCCAAATCGCCCCGATTGTTTGGGCCATCTGGGCTTAGCGCGTGAGCTTTGCACGCTATTCGGCAAAACCTTCAAGCTCCCATACATCGAAGCCAAACTTGATTTTAGCTCTGGACTACCCAGCACCCCCATCACCATCGAAGCGCCCGAGGCTTGCCCTCGCTATGCAGCTAGCCTCCTTACAGGCGCCAAGATAGCCCCCTCGCCTTTCTGGCTACGCTACTTGCTCCATACCCTCGGTGAGCGCGCCATCAACAACGTCGTCGACGTCACCAACTATATACTTTTGCTCACCGGACATCCGATTCATGCCTTTGATCTTGATCGATTAAAAGGCAATCAGATTCGCGTACGCTTTGCAAAACAGAGCGAAACAATTGAAACGCTCGATGGCATGGATCGTAAGCTTAGCAAAGAAGATCTCATCATAGCTGACGGCAGCGAGCCAATCGCTCTAGCCGGAATCATGGGCGGAGAGAAAAGCAGCGTCCAGAGCTCAAGTAGCAAACTTTTGATAGAGTGCGCCTATTTTTCGCCCACTGTTGTACGACGTGGAGCACGCCGACACAGCATGCACACCGAAGCAAGTCATCGTTTTGAACGTGGCGTCGATCCGAATGATGCACGGTACGTCGTGGCCCAGGCTTCGGCCCTGATGGCCAAACTTGCCGGAGCGCGCATCGAGCCAAAGGCAAGCGATGTATACCCCAGACCTCAGGAAGCATTCAAAATCCATTTGAGACACGCACGCATCGAGCAGGTCCTCGGCACTGCTGTTGAAAAACCGACAGCGCAACAGATTCTTGAGCATCTAGGCTGCCAACTCAAAAACAAAGCACAGGACTGGGAAGTCACTGTACCGAGCTTTCGTCCAGACATCACTCGCGAAATCGATCTCATCGAAGAAATAGGTCGCGTATGGGGCTACGATAAGATTCCAACAGAGATCCCCTATATCCAAGCAAGCTCAAGCGAACACGATGCTGCCGAGCGCCTCAAACGAAGCCTCCGGCAAAATGCTGCCTCCCTTGGTCTTCGTGAGACTATCAACTACGCGTTTTGTTCAACCAACGATCTGAAAAAGCGAAACAAAATACTGACGCTCTACCGTTGCTGA
- the pheS gene encoding phenylalanine--tRNA ligase subunit alpha produces the protein MNPNEAVTQCDSSLQALSSSFENDLRAAQTEQELRRINARYAGSKGELTSLLKLIPKLPTEKRREYGQKINQLKQQIEAAFSAQLQSIAEASKQADLQGPALDVSLPGKHVRPGSEHPITRTRNALVDVFVAMGFNVADGPEIELEKYNFEMLGFPPDHPATDMQDSFFVSGGGLLRTHTSTIQVREMLKHKPPLAVVAPGAVYRRDDDATHSPMFFQIEGLLVDKNITFAHLKGTLRRFVDAMFGPDIPVRFRPSYYPFVEPGAEMDIGCVLCHGKSNVNCRVCKNTGWLEVLGCGMVHPVVFEHVGYDPELYTGFAFGMGIDRIAMLRHGIDNIRLLYENDERFLRFF, from the coding sequence ATGAACCCAAACGAAGCTGTAACGCAGTGCGATTCTAGCCTGCAGGCACTTTCGTCGAGTTTTGAAAACGATTTACGAGCAGCTCAAACCGAACAAGAACTGCGACGTATTAACGCGCGCTACGCTGGTAGCAAGGGCGAGCTTACATCCTTGCTTAAGCTCATCCCTAAACTACCTACGGAAAAGCGACGCGAGTACGGTCAGAAAATCAACCAGCTCAAGCAACAAATCGAAGCTGCTTTTTCAGCGCAGCTTCAAAGTATCGCTGAAGCAAGCAAGCAAGCCGATCTTCAAGGTCCTGCACTGGACGTAAGTCTTCCGGGCAAACATGTACGCCCCGGCAGCGAACATCCAATCACACGAACTCGAAACGCCTTAGTTGATGTCTTCGTGGCGATGGGTTTCAACGTTGCCGACGGCCCAGAAATCGAGCTTGAGAAATACAACTTCGAAATGCTGGGTTTTCCGCCCGATCACCCTGCAACCGATATGCAGGACAGCTTTTTTGTCTCCGGCGGAGGGCTTTTGCGCACCCATACGTCCACCATCCAAGTTCGTGAAATGCTCAAACACAAACCACCGCTTGCTGTGGTTGCACCTGGAGCGGTCTATCGTCGCGATGATGACGCGACCCACTCACCTATGTTCTTTCAAATCGAGGGACTATTGGTGGATAAAAACATCACCTTCGCCCACCTCAAGGGCACGCTCCGGCGCTTTGTCGATGCTATGTTTGGCCCTGATATCCCCGTACGCTTTCGCCCGAGCTACTATCCTTTTGTCGAGCCTGGCGCTGAAATGGATATCGGCTGTGTGCTTTGCCATGGCAAAAGCAATGTAAACTGCCGCGTCTGCAAAAACACCGGCTGGCTTGAAGTACTCGGCTGCGGCATGGTGCACCCCGTCGTTTTTGAACACGTCGGCTACGATCCAGAGCTTTACACAGGCTTTGCTTTCGGTATGGGCATCGACCGCATTGCCATGCTGCGGCACGGTATTGATAACATCCGATTATTATACGAAAACGATGAACGCTTTTTGCGTTTCTTTTAG
- the rpmI gene encoding 50S ribosomal protein L35 encodes MPKMKTNSAAAKRFKISGSGRIRRGKAGKSHMMTHGKASNQLRRLRKNDMVDKADEKRIMRLLPYAN; translated from the coding sequence ATGCCTAAAATGAAAACCAACAGTGCTGCTGCCAAACGCTTCAAAATAAGCGGTTCCGGACGAATTCGCCGCGGTAAAGCTGGCAAAAGCCACATGATGACCCATGGCAAGGCCTCAAACCAGCTACGTCGACTTCGCAAGAACGACATGGTGGATAAGGCTGATGAAAAGCGCATTATGCGCCTGCTACCTTACGCCAACTAG
- the thrS gene encoding threonine--tRNA ligase encodes MLNESAMSSANTNKNLSTIKEILEKQGKHTPQVVAALVNGNIVDLHTPVDPDSSIEALNADSPKALDVIRHSTAHVMADAVQRLFPGTQVTIGPAIGNGFYYDFDRPEGQFSEDDLERIEKAMLEIIEADHPFSREEVSRNEAAKLFKEMGEIYKLEILEGLEEPITLYRHGSWFDLCKGPHVPRTSFLKAIKLTGVAGAYWRGDERNKMLQRIYGTAFPSAKALRAHLNQLEEAKKRDHRKLGKELELFGFHPWAPASPFFLPKGALIYNRLVEYIRAAYTRHGYDEVVTPQIFDAKLFHTSGHLPAYTPNMYFAVTEESKNDDEHRFCIKPMNCPGHALMYGMSKRSYRELPLRFADFGRLHRYERSGVTQGLTRVRTFAQDDAHIFCKPDDIQDEISRFIDLVFEVYQDFGFSDLNVMIATRPIERLGSDAQWDSAEEALETAVKNKGLSYQIAEGEGVFYGPKIEFHLNDAIGRSWQLGTIQVDFNMPERFDLTFVGEDNQNHRPIVLHRALLGSIERFMGVLIEHVGGAFPTWLAPEQVRFLTVSEKFNDFAEGLLSQCRSANIRAQIDGSSDKLGAKIRNARLMRIPFLAIIGEKEVSENGVALRSRDENKDLGFVSTSEFIQKMTVENCPPSYRAS; translated from the coding sequence ATGTTAAACGAAAGCGCGATGAGTTCCGCGAACACCAACAAAAACCTCTCGACCATAAAAGAAATTCTTGAAAAACAAGGCAAACACACCCCACAAGTTGTGGCTGCTTTGGTAAACGGGAATATTGTCGATTTACATACACCAGTCGATCCTGACAGTTCTATCGAGGCCTTGAATGCCGACTCTCCAAAGGCACTGGACGTCATCCGACATTCAACGGCTCATGTCATGGCAGACGCAGTTCAACGACTGTTTCCTGGAACCCAAGTGACCATAGGCCCTGCTATTGGCAATGGCTTTTACTATGATTTCGATCGCCCAGAGGGGCAGTTCAGCGAAGATGATCTTGAGCGCATTGAAAAAGCCATGCTCGAGATCATCGAAGCCGATCATCCTTTCTCTCGCGAAGAAGTCAGCCGCAACGAAGCAGCCAAGCTGTTCAAAGAGATGGGCGAGATCTACAAACTTGAAATCCTCGAAGGACTTGAAGAGCCGATTACGCTCTACCGACACGGCAGCTGGTTCGACCTCTGCAAAGGCCCTCACGTTCCGAGGACGTCTTTTCTAAAGGCCATTAAGCTTACCGGCGTTGCAGGGGCCTATTGGCGCGGCGACGAGCGCAACAAAATGCTGCAACGCATTTATGGCACGGCCTTTCCCTCTGCCAAAGCCTTACGCGCCCATCTGAACCAACTTGAAGAAGCAAAAAAGCGCGACCATCGCAAACTCGGCAAAGAGCTTGAACTCTTTGGTTTCCACCCCTGGGCTCCCGCCTCGCCTTTCTTTTTGCCAAAGGGAGCGCTCATCTACAATCGCCTTGTTGAATACATCCGGGCCGCCTACACACGCCACGGATACGACGAAGTAGTCACACCGCAGATTTTTGATGCCAAACTCTTTCACACCTCAGGACATCTGCCTGCTTACACCCCGAACATGTATTTCGCGGTAACCGAAGAATCAAAAAACGACGACGAGCATCGTTTCTGCATCAAACCCATGAACTGTCCGGGGCACGCCTTGATGTACGGCATGAGCAAACGCAGTTACCGTGAGCTCCCCTTACGCTTCGCCGACTTTGGACGTCTTCACCGCTACGAACGAAGCGGGGTAACCCAAGGTCTGACTCGCGTGCGCACCTTCGCCCAAGACGACGCTCATATCTTCTGCAAACCCGACGACATACAAGACGAAATCTCTCGTTTTATTGATTTAGTCTTTGAGGTCTATCAAGATTTTGGTTTTTCCGACTTAAACGTGATGATCGCAACACGGCCCATCGAACGACTCGGCAGCGATGCGCAATGGGACAGCGCTGAAGAGGCACTCGAAACAGCCGTAAAGAACAAAGGCCTTAGCTATCAAATCGCCGAAGGCGAAGGCGTGTTCTACGGACCCAAAATAGAGTTTCATCTCAATGACGCCATTGGTCGTTCTTGGCAGCTTGGCACCATCCAAGTCGATTTTAATATGCCAGAACGTTTTGATTTAACCTTCGTGGGCGAAGACAATCAGAACCATCGCCCAATTGTCCTTCATCGAGCACTCCTCGGATCGATCGAAAGATTCATGGGTGTTCTGATCGAACACGTTGGTGGCGCTTTCCCTACCTGGCTCGCCCCCGAACAAGTACGATTTCTGACTGTCAGCGAAAAATTCAATGACTTTGCAGAAGGCTTGCTTAGCCAGTGTAGATCTGCCAATATTAGAGCACAAATTGATGGATCAAGTGACAAACTCGGCGCAAAAATTCGAAACGCACGTCTGATGCGAATTCCTTTCCTAGCCATTATTGGAGAAAAAGAAGTCAGCGAAAACGGTGTAGCGCTTCGCTCTCGCGACGAGAACAAAGACTTGGGCTTTGTCTCTACCTCCGAATTTATCCAAAAGATGACGGTCGAAAACTGCCCGCCATCGTACCGAGCTTCTTAA
- a CDS encoding threonine dehydratase, giving the protein MLRWGAVTEKVSFVDVLKAWPVVRGYLPKTPLYRYANLSSRWGLDAYVKHENHMPIGAFKVRGGINLFANLSDAERARGVVTATRGNHGLSIAYAARAFGSRAVIFVPRGNNPEKNAGMEALGAKLVEYGRDFDEAREEAEAYSKNEHMRYVHPANEALLIAGSGTYAVEIIQELPEVDVIIVPMGGGSGASGVVLSVQALKPSVKVIGVQSERAPALAKSIATGTLQETEQADTFADGLATRVAFELPLSILQGKLDRVVLLSEEEMRQGVKLALEMTHNPAEGAAAAVYAAADKLRQELRGKKVVLIHSGHNIDRNTLRWALGLYDC; this is encoded by the coding sequence GTGCTAAGATGGGGGGCTGTGACGGAGAAAGTTTCTTTTGTTGATGTGTTGAAGGCTTGGCCAGTGGTGCGTGGCTATTTGCCCAAAACGCCGCTTTATCGCTACGCGAATTTGAGTTCGCGTTGGGGCTTGGATGCCTATGTAAAGCATGAAAATCACATGCCTATCGGAGCGTTTAAGGTTCGGGGTGGGATTAATCTGTTTGCCAATTTGAGCGATGCGGAACGAGCACGAGGGGTCGTGACGGCAACGCGTGGCAATCACGGCTTGTCAATTGCTTACGCAGCTCGAGCTTTTGGATCGCGCGCCGTTATTTTTGTGCCCCGAGGAAATAATCCGGAAAAAAACGCTGGAATGGAGGCTTTGGGGGCAAAACTAGTCGAATATGGTCGCGATTTTGATGAAGCACGCGAAGAAGCAGAAGCTTACTCTAAAAATGAGCACATGCGTTATGTGCATCCTGCCAACGAAGCTCTGTTGATTGCTGGATCTGGCACGTATGCCGTCGAAATTATACAGGAACTTCCTGAGGTTGATGTTATCATCGTTCCGATGGGTGGTGGTAGCGGCGCAAGCGGAGTCGTTTTAAGCGTCCAAGCGCTAAAACCCTCGGTAAAAGTTATCGGTGTGCAAAGCGAACGCGCGCCGGCTCTGGCGAAGTCGATTGCCACGGGCACCCTTCAGGAAACTGAGCAAGCTGATACCTTTGCCGATGGGCTAGCCACGCGTGTGGCTTTTGAGCTCCCTCTTTCGATCTTGCAAGGTAAACTCGATCGCGTCGTGCTGCTTAGTGAAGAGGAAATGCGCCAAGGCGTAAAACTTGCCCTTGAAATGACTCACAATCCCGCCGAGGGTGCCGCTGCGGCGGTTTACGCTGCTGCAGATAAGTTGCGGCAGGAATTGCGGGGCAAGAAGGTGGTTTTGATCCACTCCGGGCACAACATCGATCGCAACACCTTACGTTGGGCACTAGGCCTCTACGACTGCTAA